A window of the Gossypium hirsutum isolate 1008001.06 chromosome A03, Gossypium_hirsutum_v2.1, whole genome shotgun sequence genome harbors these coding sequences:
- the LOC107887058 gene encoding uncharacterized protein, which translates to MQDPIGIPACFSSGEKPTDHDPAVTRWGQSVFMSVYRTKMADHCRLITVTWCKNLLLHGLSISVEGPEGESQYTCKIELKPWYFWRKQGSKRFTVDDGKPFDIFWDLKSAKFNGETEPGSDYYVAVVSEEEIVLLLGDLKQDAYRKTGCRPASFNPIFVSRKEHIFGKKKFSSRAKFHEKGRFHEISIECKNGVDDEPEMEMRIDGHVVLHVKHLQWKFRGNESIYVNKTRVELYWNVHDWLFSPGLRHALFIFKPISSSSSSSSSSSSSSETVSSAPSEGFNHSGSSEYCLFVYAWKVE; encoded by the coding sequence ATGCAAGACCCAATCGGGATTCCCGCTTGTTTTTCATCAGGTGAGAAGCCAACCGACCATGATCCGGCGGTAACCAGGTGGGGTCAGAGTGTTTTCATGTCAGTTTACCGTACAAAAATGGCGGATCACTGTCGTTTGATCACCGTCACTTGGTGCAAGAATCTGTTGCTTCATGGTCTTTCCATATCAGTGGAAGGTCCAGAGGGGGAGTCTCAGTATACCTGCAAAATCGAGCTTAAACCATGGTATTTTTGGAGGAAACAAGGCTCCAAACGCTTCACAGTCGATGATGGTAAACCCTTTGATATCTTCTGGGACTTGAAATCTGCTAAATTCAACGGCGAAACCGAGCCTGGATCTGATTACTACGTTGCTGTTGTTAGCGAGGAAGAGATTGTTTTACTCCTTGGGGATCTAAAGCAAGATGCTTATAGGAAAACCGGATGCAGGCCTGCAAGTTTTAACCCCATTTTTGTCTCGAGAAAAGAGCATATATTTGGGAAAAAGAAGTTCAGTTCAAGAGCTAAATTTCATGAAAAAGGTAGGTTTCATGAGATCTCAATCGAATGCAAGAATGGGGTTGATGATGAACCTGAAATGGAGATGAGAATTGATGGACATGTAGTCCTACATGTCAAGCATCTCCAATGGAAATTTAGAGGCAATGAATCCATTTATGTCAACAAAACAAGAGTTGAACTTTATTGGAATGTTCATGATTGGCTTTTTAGCCCTGGTTTAAGGCATGCTTTGTTTATATTCAAgcctatttcttcttcttcttcttcttcttcttcttcttcttcttcctctgaAACAGTGAGCAGTGCTCCATCAGAAGGGTTTAATCACAGTGGATCGTCTGAATATTGCTTGTTTGTGTATGCGTGGAAAGTTGAATGA